Genomic window (Syntrophorhabdus sp.):
ACCTGTCCTCACTGCTACACCACGATCAAGAAGGAATACGCGCAGATCGGCGGCAACTTCGAGGTCTACCATCAGGCGGAATTCATCAACAAGCTGATGAGCGAAGGCAAGCTCAAACTGAATCCCGCCCTCGAAGGAAAGGTGACGCTCCACGATCCGTGTTATCTCGGCCGGGTCAACGGCATCTTCGACCAGCCCCGCAACGTCCTCGGAAAGGTCAGCAAGGGTGCCTACGAGGAGATGCGCAGGAACCACAACCAGAGCTTCTGCTGTGGCGGCGGCGGCGGCCGGATATGGATGGAAGAGCATCACAAGAGGATAAACCATGCCAGGATCGACGAGGCCATAGCGATCGAGGCCAATACCGTCGTGACGGCATGTCCATACTGCCTTATCATGATGGAAGACGCCATCAAGGACAAGGAAAAGATCGAGACCATGAAGGCCATGGACCTTTCGGAAGTGGTGGTAAAGGGTCTGTAAGAGAGAAGAAGGTAAGGAAGGAATACGATAAAAGGATGGGGTGGCGACACCCCATCCTTTTATAATTTGCGTGTCAGGTCAGCCGGTTTACTCTTCCAAAGTGATAGCTTCTACGGGACATTCTTCTGTACAGGCGCCGCATTCGGTGCACAGTTCAGGGTCAACTTTTGCCGTGTCATCAACGGTGATAGCATCGGCGGGGCAGATCTCGGCACAGGCTCCGCACCCTGTGCAGGCATCTTGATCAACTTTTGCAGGCATGTATACTCCCTCCTTTCAATTTTTACAATTTCCTAAACGAATCAATGATGAATGTCAACAAAAAAATGGGAACCCGAATTTCCGTTGACATGGCGGAGCACTTTGCATAATATGTTCCCATGCAGGAAATCATGAAGTTTTTTCAGGACATGTTCCTGGATCTTTTCGACAATTTTCAGGAGGTCTTTCTCAGTATCATCGTCATGGTCATCGTGATGATCCTGGGGTTCATCATAAGCTGGTTCATCAAGAAGCTCCTTGGCAAGCTGCTTGTCCTTTTCAGGTTTGACAGGTGGGCGCAGGACGCGGGGATGATCACCTTTCTCGAAAAGGGCGGCATCAGGAGTCCGCCTTCCCTTATCCTGAGCAAGATCGTTTACTGGATCTTCATCGTCCTTTTCCTGTCCTTCGGGCTTAACTACATGGGGATCACGCAGTTCTCCGAGTATGCTTCCAGGATCTCCTCGGCCCTTCCCAACATCATAGTATCGCTGGTCATTCTCATCATCGGCATCATATTCAGCAATTTCCTCGGCAGGATCATCTATCTCACCTGCGAGAATGCCAGGATCAAGTATGCCGACTTCATCGCCAAAGGGGTAAGGATCCTCCTCATTGTCATCACCTTCGGAATAGTCTTCGAATACATAGGCCTCGGAAACACCATCGTGACGGTCAGTTTTCTCATAGTTTTCGGTGGTATCGTCCTCACCATGTCTCTCGCGCTGGGTATCGGCCTCTCCAACGTCCTCGGCGACCTGATCCGCGACAGGGTCAAACTGAAGAACGACAAACATAAAGAATAGAGACGCGGACGGGCATACGGGTCGGCTCTTCGCGCCTACGGGCTGACGCGGCAAGGAGAAGAAAGAGAACTATATCCTTTCCTCGTATGCTCGTATACCCGTTTTTCGCGGAGCGAAAGACTCGTGTGCGTCTTTACTTTTCTCCGTCCGAGATGAGGTATCTTCTGAACCAGTTGAGGGCGAGGGTGATGGCCTTGTTCCTGTGGGCTTCCGCCGAGAAGATGTGGTCGCCGCCCTTGATCACCTCAATGGCCTTGGGTTTGCCCAGACGTTTGTAGATCGCTTTTCCTTCAGCGCAGGGGACGACCTCGTCGGCCTCTCCGTGAATGACGAGGGCCCGGCACACCTTCCTGGCCTCTCCCAGCACGTCGTATGACTGGAAATCCGTGAATATCGTTTCCTTGAAGACGATGTCGGAGATGGTGCTCTCGTCCTTGTTCTCCAGCAGGTGGGGGGTGGCCCAGAGGGACACGCACCGGATCCGCTCATCACGGGCCGCTTTGAGAAGTGCCGTGGAGCCGCCGAAGCTGCTTCCTATGATGCCTATCCTTGCGGGGTCCACGGAAGGGTGGGAAAGCACATGGTCGACAATGGCGCTCAGGTTGTCGAGTCGTATGGTCAGGGTTGTCTCCTCTATGTTCCCACCGCTCTCCCCGCAACCATGGTAGTCGAACCTGCAGGAGGCTATTCCCGCCTCCGAGAGCCGTTCGGAAAGCGTTATGTATTTCGAGCTCTCCTTCGAACTCACCAGTCCATGGGAAAGGACGGCGCAGGGGAATCTCTTTCTGGACCGGGGGATGATCATGATGCCGCTTATCCGGTTGTACCGTGAGTCGATCTCAAAAGGTTGCTCTATCATAGCGCGCCGCCTCCGAGTTGATCGATGATCTCCTCGAGCCGCGTCAGGTTGACGACATCTTCCTTGTTATATTCAAGGAGCAACTTCAGGGCCTCCCGGTTCCCGTGTCTCTTGTACTTTTCCCAGAGCCACATGGCCTGGTACCCGTTTACGCCTTCCGTCTTGCGTTCGATGCCGAACATCTTTTCGAGCTGCTTGAGCCCGCCCTTGATGCCGAGCTTCTTCTTGTCCTTGAAGAGATCCCGGGAGATGAAATTGGATTGAAGGTCGATGTTAAGGCATTTTTTCATCTGCGGGAGATCGAAGAGGTCCCCGTTGAAGGTGACGATGGTCTTTACGTTTGAAAGCTCCCGCTCGATGGTCTCAGGCGAGATGCCGTCGCCGTAC
Coding sequences:
- a CDS encoding (Fe-S)-binding protein, with product TCPHCYTTIKKEYAQIGGNFEVYHQAEFINKLMSEGKLKLNPALEGKVTLHDPCYLGRVNGIFDQPRNVLGKVSKGAYEEMRRNHNQSFCCGGGGGRIWMEEHHKRINHARIDEAIAIEANTVVTACPYCLIMMEDAIKDKEKIETMKAMDLSEVVVKGL
- a CDS encoding 4Fe-4S binding protein translates to MPAKVDQDACTGCGACAEICPADAITVDDTAKVDPELCTECGACTEECPVEAITLEE
- a CDS encoding prolyl oligopeptidase family serine peptidase, with translation MIEQPFEIDSRYNRISGIMIIPRSRKRFPCAVLSHGLVSSKESSKYITLSERLSEAGIASCRFDYHGCGESGGNIEETTLTIRLDNLSAIVDHVLSHPSVDPARIGIIGSSFGGSTALLKAARDERIRCVSLWATPHLLENKDESTISDIVFKETIFTDFQSYDVLGEARKVCRALVIHGEADEVVPCAEGKAIYKRLGKPKAIEVIKGGDHIFSAEAHRNKAITLALNWFRRYLISDGEK
- a CDS encoding ribonuclease H-like domain-containing protein, which encodes MRAYLDIETDRRGNICVIGLLVENNGFLQWYGDGISPETIERELSNVKTIVTFNGDLFDLPQMKKCLNIDLQSNFISRDLFKDKKKLGIKGGLKQLEKMFGIERKTEGVNGYQAMWLWEKYKRHGNREALKLLLEYNKEDVVNLTRLEEIIDQLGGGAL